One part of the Vibrio hyugaensis genome encodes these proteins:
- a CDS encoding WYL domain-containing protein, translating to MRCVESPQTKRLRLIDFYLCFFGKVNRSDLIQHGDIAVATASRSFNAYKERFPNNTVFNESLRAYMRSASFSPAFEHDPEAALRLIAWGQELNSIPVTTYGVSSFATVLDSLSIDIVSQVTRSILNKHCISVLYSSSTSTETRTLTPHSLFKGLGAWHIRAWDSKRRKFLCFRVSRILKAQQTDSSYDKTIKDDTLWNRDVVLSVAPHSKHENRNDLAIDLGMEGQYVRNITTNEALAGYVLNDLHVDCTPNASLPPHAFNLQLMNRHELEHVDSIRALVPGFIQNKDDKA from the coding sequence GTGCGTTGTGTCGAATCTCCACAAACCAAACGACTAAGGCTTATTGATTTCTATCTCTGCTTCTTTGGGAAAGTGAATCGCTCCGACCTTATTCAGCACGGTGATATTGCCGTTGCAACAGCAAGCCGCTCTTTTAATGCTTACAAAGAACGTTTTCCCAACAACACGGTTTTCAACGAAAGCCTGCGAGCATACATGAGGTCAGCATCGTTTAGCCCAGCTTTTGAGCATGACCCAGAAGCAGCTCTGAGGTTAATAGCATGGGGTCAGGAGCTTAACTCCATTCCAGTAACAACTTATGGTGTAAGCAGCTTTGCGACAGTGTTGGATTCACTATCTATTGATATCGTCTCTCAAGTCACAAGGTCGATTCTGAATAAACACTGTATTTCTGTCCTGTATAGTTCCTCAACTAGCACCGAGACTAGAACCCTGACGCCTCATTCTCTATTCAAAGGACTTGGGGCTTGGCACATCCGTGCTTGGGACAGCAAAAGACGTAAATTCCTGTGCTTTAGAGTCAGTCGAATTCTTAAGGCTCAGCAAACTGACAGCTCATACGACAAGACTATAAAGGACGATACTCTTTGGAACCGTGACGTTGTCCTAAGTGTTGCACCGCACTCTAAGCATGAAAATAGAAATGACTTAGCTATTGATCTAGGTATGGAGGGTCAATACGTGCGAAACATTACAACCAATGAAGCGTTAGCTGGTTACGTGCTAAATGACCTCCACGTAGACTGTACGCCTAATGCTTCGTTGCCGCCGCATGCCTTCAACTTGCAGTTGATGAATAGACACGAGCTAGAGCATGTTGACTCTATTCGAGCCCTAGTACCTGGATTTATACAGAACAAAGATGATAAAGCTTGA